Proteins encoded in a region of the Lysobacterales bacterium genome:
- a CDS encoding saccharopine dehydrogenase NADP-binding domain-containing protein, with the protein MSLRWMLYGANGYTGRLMAEAAVARGLRPLLAGRNAEALKTLAESLDLEWKAIDLSDAVALREALRDVDAVMHCAGPFSATCAPMLEACLASGTHYLDITGEIDVFAHCQSNDARAKKAGVLVLPGAGFDVVPTDCLAAQLKRDLPDATHLVLAFEAGGGPSPGTAKTSVEGLGKGGRVRENGELKRVPLAWKVRYFEREGVQRSAMTIPWGDVCTAYFSTGIPNIEVYMAVPPATIRRVRRLRLLGPLLGWKPVQEFLKRQVERKVRGPSNDSRERSATWVWGEATNARGQRVARRLRTPNGYTLTVDAALGIIERLAQGDVPSGFHTASQLMGASYVTTLPGVERTG; encoded by the coding sequence ATGAGCCTGCGCTGGATGCTCTACGGCGCCAACGGCTACACCGGGCGATTGATGGCCGAAGCGGCAGTGGCGCGTGGCCTGCGCCCGCTGTTGGCCGGTCGCAATGCTGAGGCGCTCAAGACGCTGGCGGAATCGCTGGATCTTGAATGGAAGGCGATCGACCTTTCTGACGCGGTCGCGTTGAGAGAAGCCCTGCGCGACGTCGATGCGGTGATGCACTGCGCCGGCCCGTTCTCCGCCACCTGCGCGCCGATGCTGGAGGCCTGCCTCGCCAGCGGCACGCACTACCTCGACATCACCGGCGAGATCGATGTGTTCGCGCACTGCCAGTCGAACGATGCGCGCGCCAAGAAAGCCGGTGTGCTGGTGCTGCCCGGCGCGGGTTTCGACGTGGTGCCCACCGACTGCCTGGCCGCGCAGTTGAAGCGCGATCTGCCCGATGCCACCCATCTGGTGCTGGCCTTCGAAGCCGGCGGCGGGCCCAGCCCGGGCACGGCCAAGACCAGCGTCGAGGGCCTGGGCAAGGGCGGCCGCGTGCGCGAGAACGGCGAATTGAAGCGCGTGCCGCTGGCCTGGAAGGTGCGCTACTTCGAGCGCGAGGGCGTGCAGCGCTCGGCGATGACGATTCCCTGGGGCGATGTCTGCACCGCGTACTTCAGCACCGGCATTCCGAACATCGAGGTCTACATGGCGGTACCGCCGGCGACGATCCGCCGCGTCCGACGTCTGCGCCTGCTCGGCCCGTTGCTGGGCTGGAAGCCGGTGCAGGAGTTCCTGAAGCGCCAGGTCGAGCGCAAGGTGCGTGGGCCTTCAAACGACTCGCGCGAGCGCAGCGCCACCTGGGTCTGGGGCGAAGCCACCAACGCCCGCGGCCAGCGCGTCGCGCGCAGGCTGCGCACGCCGAACGGCTACACCCTGACCGTCGATGCCGCGCTGGGCATCATTGAGCGCTTGGCACAGGGCGATGTGCCCAGTGGCTTCCACACGGCCTCGCAGCTGATGGGGGCGAGCTACGTCACCACTCTGCCGGGGGTTGAGCGGACGGGGTGA
- a CDS encoding SDR family oxidoreductase yields the protein MSKTVLITGAGSGLGRALALRYAAMGCRVGIADLNLERAEGVRTEIEAAGGRALAFPVDITSDEAWALLREQVNSTWHGLDVLINNAGVASGGATLEASIEDWRWMLEVNLLGVVRGCKAFAPDMLARGSGQIINIASFAGLAGAPGLSSYGVAKGGVVTLSEGLRGEFEPRGLKVSVVCPAFFKTNLLENFRGSERMRKTAAKLMEDARESADDIAKAIVDAAERGVFLIIPTATERRRWWMKRWFPEFYYKQVQKLMRARGAKS from the coding sequence ATGAGCAAGACCGTCCTGATCACCGGCGCCGGCAGCGGCCTGGGCCGCGCGCTCGCCCTGCGCTATGCCGCCATGGGCTGCCGCGTTGGCATCGCCGATCTGAACCTCGAACGCGCCGAAGGCGTGCGCACCGAGATCGAGGCCGCTGGCGGCCGCGCGCTTGCGTTTCCTGTCGACATCACCAGCGACGAGGCCTGGGCTCTGCTGCGCGAACAGGTCAACTCGACCTGGCACGGGCTCGACGTGCTGATCAACAACGCAGGTGTGGCTTCGGGCGGCGCGACGCTGGAGGCCAGCATCGAGGACTGGCGCTGGATGCTCGAGGTCAACCTGCTGGGCGTGGTGCGCGGCTGCAAGGCCTTTGCGCCCGATATGCTGGCGCGCGGCTCGGGCCAGATCATCAATATCGCGAGCTTCGCCGGCCTGGCCGGCGCGCCGGGGCTGTCCTCCTACGGCGTGGCCAAGGGCGGCGTGGTCACCCTGAGCGAAGGCCTGCGCGGCGAATTCGAGCCGCGCGGCCTGAAGGTGTCTGTCGTCTGCCCGGCCTTCTTCAAGACCAATCTGCTGGAGAACTTCCGCGGCTCCGAGCGCATGCGCAAGACCGCGGCCAAGCTGATGGAGGACGCCCGCGAAAGCGCCGACGACATCGCGAAGGCCATCGTCGATGCGGCCGAGCGCGGCGTCTTCCTGATCATCCCCACCGCCACCGAGCGCCGACGCTGGTGGATGAAGCGCTGGTTCCCGGAGTTCTACTACAAGCAGGTGCAGAAGCTAATGCGCGCGCGCGGGGCCAAATCATGA
- a CDS encoding ParA family protein, which yields MILTVGNNKGGVGKTALAAHLVFRAAEQLRVLAVDLDGQANLTATLIERSEKRGHDGSDLLFTGDEAPQPMRTPDPNIDLLPAGKGLNSTDRLNLSAAFEAIGHLKKLAGTYDLVVIDTPPAIGLRMTAALACARQVVVPLVPESYSVDGVSAVLAEIAGIAENLNTAMRPAQFVLNLVNPQARQHRRIGEQISECFPVVQPWLNRSVAVAEALAERRPVWKRPTSTKAAQQWRALTGRLLVDQGLLREV from the coding sequence ATGATCCTGACGGTGGGCAATAACAAGGGTGGCGTCGGCAAGACCGCGCTGGCGGCGCATCTGGTGTTCCGCGCGGCCGAGCAGCTGCGCGTGCTGGCGGTCGACCTGGATGGCCAGGCCAACCTCACCGCCACCTTGATCGAGCGCAGCGAGAAGCGGGGCCACGACGGCAGCGACCTGCTGTTCACCGGCGACGAAGCGCCGCAGCCGATGCGAACGCCCGACCCCAACATCGACCTGCTGCCCGCCGGCAAGGGCCTGAACAGTACCGACCGCTTGAACCTGTCGGCGGCCTTCGAAGCGATCGGGCATCTCAAGAAGCTGGCCGGCACCTATGACCTGGTCGTGATCGACACCCCGCCCGCGATTGGCCTGCGCATGACCGCCGCGCTGGCCTGCGCGCGCCAGGTGGTGGTGCCGCTGGTGCCGGAGAGCTACTCGGTCGACGGGGTCTCGGCCGTGCTCGCCGAAATCGCCGGCATCGCCGAGAACCTGAACACGGCGATGCGCCCCGCGCAGTTCGTGTTGAACCTGGTCAACCCACAGGCGCGCCAGCATCGGCGCATCGGCGAGCAGATCAGCGAGTGCTTTCCGGTGGTGCAGCCCTGGCTCAACCGCAGCGTCGCGGTCGCCGAAGCCCTGGCCGAACGTCGGCCCGTGTGGAAGCGCCCGACCTCGACCAAGGCCGCCCAGCAGTGGCGTGCGCTGACCGGGCGCCTGCTGGTCGATCAGGGCCTGCTGCGCGAGGTCTAG